CGGCCTGGTGGACCTCACGCAGCTCAGCCGCGACCTCGCCGTGAAGCCGTTCAACGTGTACGGCAAGGACCCGCGTGTCGAGGCATCGCCCGGCCTGGGCGCCCGGGCCGCCGCCGTCATCGCCCGCGACATGGCCGCCCTCGCCGCACGATTGCTCCAGGGAGCCTGAAAGGACGTGGGAGTTCGTAGTGCGGGCTTCAGCCCGCTCTGCTCGGATACGGCCTGAAGGCCGCACTGCGAACGGGAAGGGAGCGCGATGAGCAGCACCACCAACCGCCGCGAGTTCCTCGAGGAATCGGCCGCCGCGGCCGCGGGGGTCGCCCTGGCTGGCGCCGCCCTCGCCCCCGCCGTGCTCGAAGCGGCCCAGCCCGAGCCCACGAAGGCCCCCCGCCGGCCCAATATCATCCTGTTCCTCGTGGACGACATGGGCTGGCAGGATACGAGCGTGCCCTTCCACACGGCTCGCACGCCGCTCAACGACCGGTACCGCACGCCCGCCATGGAGCGCCTCGCCGCCACGGGCGTCAAGTTCACCCAGGCCTACGCCTGCTGCGTCTGCTCGCCCACCCGCGTGAGCCTGATGTGCGGCCTCAACGCCGCCCGCCACCGCGTGACGAACTGGACGCTCCACCACAAGAAAGGCCCGGACGCCCCGCACCCGACCCTCGACTTCCCCGCCTGGAACACCGGCGGCCTGTGCATGACGCCGGGCGTCGAGCGCACCGTCCACGCCGTCACCTTCCCCGCGCTCCTGCGCGAGGCGGGCTACCGCACGATCCACGTGGGCAAGGCTCACCTGGGCGCCGTGGGCACGCCCGGCGCGGACCCGCGCCACCTGGGCTTCGACGTCAACATCGCCGGCCACGCCGCCGGCGGGCCCGGCTCCTACCTCGGCACCCAGAACTTCTCCGCCGCCTGGCGCGGCGGCGACCGCGTGTGGGACGTGCCCGGCCTCGAGGCCTACCACGGCCAGGACATCTTCCTCACCGAGGCGTTGACGCGGGAGGCCCTCAAGCAGCTCGACCAGGCCGCCAATGCCGGCGCCCCGTTCTTCCTTTACATGTCGCACTATGCCGTGCACGTGCCGTTCGCGCCCGACGCGCGCTTCATCCAGCGCTACCGCGACGCCGGGCTCGACGAAACCGAGGCCATGTACGCCGCCCTCGTCGAGGGCATGGACAAGAGCCTGGGCGACCTCCTGGCCTGGCTCGACCGCACGGGCCTCGCGGCCGGCACCGCCGTGCTCTTCATGTCGGACAACGGCGGCCTCTCGGCCCACGGCCGCGGCGGGCCGCCCCACACCCACAACGCCCCGCTCTCCAGCGGCAAAGGCTCGGCCCACGAGGGCGGCATCCGCGAGCCCATGATCGTCCGCTGGCCGGGCGTCACCCTGCCCGGCACCGTCTGCGACCGCCGCGTGATCATCGAGGACTTCTTCCCCACGATTCTCGACATGGCCGGCGTCACCGGCTGGCAGGACAAGGTGGGGATAGACGGCGCCAGCTTCGCCCCATTGCTTCGCCAGGGCGGCACC
The Planctomycetota bacterium DNA segment above includes these coding regions:
- a CDS encoding sulfatase, with amino-acid sequence MSSTTNRREFLEESAAAAAGVALAGAALAPAVLEAAQPEPTKAPRRPNIILFLVDDMGWQDTSVPFHTARTPLNDRYRTPAMERLAATGVKFTQAYACCVCSPTRVSLMCGLNAARHRVTNWTLHHKKGPDAPHPTLDFPAWNTGGLCMTPGVERTVHAVTFPALLREAGYRTIHVGKAHLGAVGTPGADPRHLGFDVNIAGHAAGGPGSYLGTQNFSAAWRGGDRVWDVPGLEAYHGQDIFLTEALTREALKQLDQAANAGAPFFLYMSHYAVHVPFAPDARFIQRYRDAGLDETEAMYAALVEGMDKSLGDLLAWLDRTGLAAGTAVLFMSDNGGLSAHGRGGPPHTHNAPLSSGKGSAHEGGIREPMIVRWPGVTLPGTVCDRRVIIEDFFPTILDMAGVTGWQDKVGIDGASFAPLLRQGGTREDRPFFWHYPNHWGPTGPGIGPHSAVRKGDWKLIYYHADRRFELFNVAADIGETTNLADDQPERLAAMAAELTAYLASVSAQMPTDKRTGKPVPLPTL